One window from the genome of Pseudomonas fluorescens encodes:
- a CDS encoding RraA family protein, which produces MTTLLFPKDFHARAKVLGSSTLYEACHQPCAVDSAIRPVWDGAFIAAPAYPLECSPGDNLALHLAMERVPRGSVLVVGTGSFIAGYWGEVLTVAAETAGVVGLVIDGGVRDIAALKRRRFPVFARGISVKGTVKASAPSVGQPFNFNGAHVAQGDLVVADEDGVIIIPKADVARTLAEGEARANKEAQMMQALTEGRSTLELMNLTEWRTRA; this is translated from the coding sequence ATGACCACGCTCCTGTTCCCCAAGGATTTTCACGCCCGGGCCAAGGTTTTGGGCAGCTCGACCCTGTATGAAGCCTGCCACCAGCCCTGCGCGGTCGACAGCGCGATCCGCCCGGTCTGGGACGGTGCCTTCATCGCTGCACCCGCTTACCCACTGGAATGCTCGCCGGGTGACAACCTGGCCCTGCACCTGGCCATGGAACGCGTACCCCGTGGCAGCGTGCTGGTCGTGGGCACGGGTAGTTTCATCGCCGGCTACTGGGGCGAAGTGCTCACCGTGGCGGCTGAAACAGCGGGCGTGGTCGGCCTGGTCATCGATGGTGGCGTGCGCGACATCGCGGCGCTGAAAAGACGCCGGTTCCCGGTGTTTGCCCGCGGCATTTCGGTCAAAGGCACGGTCAAGGCCAGCGCGCCGTCGGTGGGCCAGCCGTTCAATTTCAACGGTGCCCATGTTGCCCAAGGCGACCTGGTGGTGGCCGACGAAGACGGTGTGATCATCATTCCCAAGGCGGATGTCGCACGAACCCTGGCCGAAGGCGAAGCCCGCGCCAACAAGGAAGCCCAGATGATGCAAGCGTTGACCGAAGGCCGCTCAACCTTGGAACTGATGAACCTGACCGAGTGGAGAACCCGCGCATGA
- a CDS encoding RraA family protein has product MNLEDKSLVALFEGLDTPGISDALDKLGLPGQCLGVAPLDNYNQVIVGPAFTVQYVSASTPPGTVGDFIEDVAAGDVVVIDNGGRTDCTVWGDIMTQYAGSRQIAATVIDGVCRDVNKALGDGYPIFSKGRFMRTGKDRVQVQSVNQPVSIGTARVCARDIVVADANGVVVVPRDRAAEVAACARQIESVEADIRALIAQGKTLKEARAALGYHSLQRKV; this is encoded by the coding sequence ATGAACCTTGAAGATAAAAGCCTGGTCGCCTTGTTCGAAGGCCTGGACACCCCAGGCATCTCCGACGCACTGGATAAACTCGGCCTGCCCGGCCAATGCCTCGGCGTAGCGCCCCTGGACAACTACAACCAAGTCATCGTCGGGCCGGCATTTACCGTGCAATACGTCTCGGCCAGCACTCCGCCGGGCACGGTGGGCGACTTCATCGAAGACGTGGCTGCTGGCGACGTGGTGGTCATCGACAATGGCGGCCGCACCGACTGCACCGTGTGGGGCGACATCATGACCCAGTACGCAGGCTCGCGGCAGATCGCCGCCACCGTCATCGACGGTGTCTGCCGTGACGTGAACAAGGCCCTGGGCGACGGCTATCCGATCTTCAGCAAAGGCCGCTTCATGCGCACCGGCAAGGACCGCGTGCAGGTGCAGTCGGTGAACCAGCCGGTGTCCATCGGCACCGCCCGGGTCTGTGCCCGTGACATCGTGGTCGCCGACGCCAACGGCGTGGTGGTCGTCCCCCGTGACCGGGCCGCGGAAGTGGCGGCCTGCGCCCGGCAGATCGAATCGGTCGAAGCCGACATCCGTGCCCTGATCGCCCAAGGCAAGACCTTGAAAGAAGCCCGCGCCGCACTGGGCTACCACAGCCTGCAGAGGAAAGTCTGA
- a CDS encoding RraA family protein, which yields MNAMSLLDRLAALDTNTVSDALDFLGLPGATVGLRPLWNCPKIVGRASTVLLAAKSDNVPTVHLITPVVEQIDSDDRVLVIAGGIEGVSCWGDILANAAVGKQVRGTVIDGFSRDIDGSEAIGYPVFGRGVTMVSARNRVIQIDAAVTIPVAGVDVSEDDFVIADNCGTVFIPQTHIDKVLDLGERIARRQDGMVEAVRSGRSVAEVMHDTQFEAIHVEHS from the coding sequence ATGAATGCTATGAGTTTGCTGGACCGCTTGGCGGCGCTGGACACCAACACGGTGTCCGACGCCCTGGATTTCCTCGGGTTGCCGGGAGCCACCGTTGGGCTGCGCCCACTATGGAATTGCCCGAAGATCGTCGGCCGCGCCAGCACCGTGCTGCTGGCCGCTAAATCCGACAACGTCCCCACGGTCCATCTGATCACCCCGGTGGTGGAGCAGATCGACAGCGATGATCGCGTCTTGGTGATCGCAGGTGGAATCGAAGGCGTCTCTTGCTGGGGCGACATTCTCGCCAACGCCGCGGTCGGCAAGCAGGTGCGCGGTACGGTGATCGACGGTTTCAGCCGCGACATCGACGGCAGCGAAGCCATTGGCTATCCGGTGTTTGGCCGCGGCGTGACCATGGTCAGTGCCCGCAACCGCGTCATTCAAATCGACGCGGCAGTGACCATCCCCGTCGCTGGCGTCGATGTCAGCGAAGACGACTTTGTCATTGCCGACAACTGCGGGACCGTCTTCATTCCCCAGACCCACATCGACAAGGTGCTCGACCTGGGCGAGCGCATCGCCCGCCGCCAGGACGGCATGGTCGAGGCGGTGCGCAGCGGTCGCTCGGTCGCCGAAGTGATGCATGACACCCAGTTCGAAGCCATCCACGTGGAGCACTCCTGA
- a CDS encoding LysR family transcriptional regulator — translation MINFRLIRHLWLFLAVAEEQNFGRAAKRLGMSQPPLSEQIQVLEQALKVKLFERSRRGAQLTPVGAAILPAVRKFADQLERLELAVEEAVAGQSGMLTIGAISTAMFDVLPGLIEQLKAEHPHLTVSVREIDSVEAVPALEAGDIDLAFARLDGDLGHSIRSLPLREDRLVVALPSDHPLASRTRISLSSLSTEPLVMFSRKVSPVYFDNLIATCRASGFSPRVLHEVRSVASQIAFVSYGQGIALVPASLKKMAPQNVVFRPLSQKLNVVTTAVAWNAGRLNPLVEEVVARLQGRGRTEG, via the coding sequence ATGATCAATTTCCGTTTGATTCGTCATCTCTGGCTGTTCCTGGCGGTTGCCGAGGAACAGAATTTCGGGCGCGCGGCCAAGCGCCTGGGCATGTCCCAGCCACCGCTGAGCGAGCAGATCCAGGTGCTTGAGCAGGCGCTCAAGGTCAAGTTGTTCGAGCGTTCGCGACGTGGGGCGCAACTGACCCCGGTGGGGGCGGCGATCCTGCCGGCGGTGCGTAAATTCGCTGATCAACTGGAGCGCCTGGAACTGGCCGTGGAAGAAGCCGTGGCGGGGCAGTCGGGCATGCTGACCATCGGTGCGATCTCCACCGCCATGTTCGATGTGTTGCCAGGGTTGATCGAGCAACTGAAGGCCGAGCATCCGCACCTCACCGTGTCTGTCCGGGAGATCGACAGTGTCGAAGCCGTGCCGGCATTGGAAGCCGGAGACATCGACCTGGCCTTCGCCCGGCTGGACGGGGACCTGGGCCATTCGATCAGGTCATTGCCGTTGAGGGAAGATCGCCTGGTGGTGGCCTTGCCCAGCGATCATCCCCTGGCTTCGCGGACACGGATCAGCCTGTCGAGCCTGTCCACCGAGCCCTTGGTGATGTTTTCCCGCAAGGTCAGCCCGGTGTACTTCGATAACCTGATCGCGACCTGCCGGGCCAGCGGCTTTTCGCCTCGGGTACTGCATGAAGTGCGCTCCGTTGCCTCGCAAATTGCCTTCGTCAGCTATGGCCAGGGCATTGCGCTGGTGCCGGCGTCGTTGAAGAAAATGGCGCCGCAGAACGTGGTGTTCCGACCACTCAGCCAGAAGCTCAACGTCGTGACCACCGCCGTGGCCTGGAATGCCGGACGGCTCAATCCGCTGGTGGAGGAGGTGGTGGCACGTTTGCAGGGGCGGGGACGAACAGAGGGTTGA
- a CDS encoding alpha/beta fold hydrolase: MFSELKLPLTVEGVALNVATLRREGERAPILFLHGFGSTKEDYADIVLHPAFNGHPFVAYDAPGCGETQCADLSRISIVFLLETALQVLAHFDIERFHLVGHSMGGLTALMLAHHFPGRVLSFVDIEGNVAPEDCFLSRQIVDYPSGDPEAFFTAFIERARHAPAYASGLYSASLRHKVRAGAVPGIFHSMVELSDNADLMGKFLGLPCPRMFMFGEQNASLSYLSHLQAEGIRLASIADCGHFPMYSNPVAMWQQIADFQAGVVAE; encoded by the coding sequence ATGTTCTCTGAACTGAAACTCCCCCTGACCGTGGAGGGTGTTGCACTGAACGTCGCCACTCTGCGGCGTGAGGGCGAGCGTGCCCCTATCCTGTTCCTGCATGGATTTGGTTCGACCAAGGAAGACTATGCCGACATCGTGCTGCACCCGGCATTCAATGGTCATCCGTTTGTCGCCTATGACGCTCCGGGTTGCGGCGAAACCCAGTGCGCCGACCTTTCCCGGATCAGCATTGTGTTCCTGCTGGAAACGGCCTTGCAGGTACTGGCGCATTTCGACATCGAACGCTTCCATCTGGTGGGCCATTCCATGGGCGGGTTGACCGCACTGATGCTGGCCCATCACTTCCCTGGCCGGGTGCTCAGCTTTGTCGATATCGAAGGCAACGTGGCCCCGGAAGACTGTTTCCTCAGTCGACAGATCGTGGACTATCCGAGCGGCGATCCCGAGGCGTTTTTCACCGCCTTCATCGAGCGTGCCCGCCACGCGCCGGCCTACGCCAGTGGTCTTTATTCGGCGAGTCTCAGGCATAAGGTCCGCGCCGGTGCCGTGCCGGGGATTTTCCACTCCATGGTCGAGCTCTCCGACAATGCCGACCTGATGGGCAAGTTTCTCGGCTTGCCGTGCCCGAGGATGTTTATGTTCGGCGAGCAGAATGCCTCGCTGTCCTACCTGTCGCACCTCCAGGCCGAAGGCATCCGGCTGGCGTCGATCGCCGATTGCGGGCATTTCCCGATGTACTCCAACCCCGTGGCGATGTGGCAACAGATCGCCGATTTCCAGGCCGGCGTCGTGGCGGAATAA